From Cellulosimicrobium cellulans, the proteins below share one genomic window:
- the rpoZ gene encoding DNA-directed RNA polymerase subunit omega, producing MSGTVAAPEGITDPPIDDLLEHVDSKYALVIYSAKRARQINAYYSQLSEGLLENVGPLLETRNQEKPLSIAMREINAGLLTIEAEPDEADEA from the coding sequence GTGTCCGGAACCGTCGCCGCCCCCGAGGGCATCACCGACCCGCCCATCGACGACCTGCTGGAGCACGTCGACTCGAAGTACGCGCTCGTCATCTACTCGGCCAAGCGCGCGCGCCAGATCAACGCGTACTACTCGCAGCTCAGCGAGGGCCTGCTGGAGAACGTCGGGCCCCTGCTCGAGACGCGCAACCAGGAGAAGCCGCTGTCGATCGCGATGCGCGAGATCAACGCGGGCCTGCTGACGATCGAGGCCGAGCCCGACGAGGCAGACGAGGCCTGA
- the mihF gene encoding integration host factor, actinobacterial type, with product MALPPLTPEQRAAALEKAAEARRVRAEVKNRLKYSQGSLKEVIERGQTDDMIGKLKVVSLLESLPGVGKVKARAIMEEIGIAETRRVRGLGPHQSAALIERFG from the coding sequence GTGGCACTTCCACCCCTGACCCCAGAACAGCGCGCGGCGGCGCTCGAGAAGGCCGCAGAGGCCCGACGCGTGCGCGCCGAGGTGAAGAACAGGCTCAAGTACTCCCAGGGCTCCCTGAAGGAGGTCATCGAGCGCGGGCAGACGGACGACATGATCGGCAAGCTCAAGGTGGTCTCGTTGCTGGAGTCCCTCCCCGGCGTGGGTAAGGTGAAGGCTCGGGCGATCATGGAGGAGATCGGGATCGCCGAGACACGTCGTGTCCGCGGCCTCGGTCCCCACCAGTCCGCGGCCCTCATCGAGAGGTTTGGCTGA
- the pyrF gene encoding orotidine-5'-phosphate decarboxylase, translating to MSTGFGARLAAAMDDHGPLCVGIDPHASLLDAWGLPDDADGVRELGLRVVEAVGGRVAAVKPQAAFFERHGSRGVAALEDVIAAARAAGTLVVVDAKRGDIGSTMDAYAEAFLRDGSPLAGDALTVSPYLGFGSLAPAVDLALSSGRGLFVLCLTSNKEGHEVQHARTLTTDGRPDGPSVSAAMAAHAAVLNQGAEPMGSVGLVVGATVGDAAARTGTDLTAVNGPLLAPGVGAQGAGERELATVFGEARRQVLASSSRGVLRAGPDVDALRAAARSATDEVARALRG from the coding sequence GTGAGCACGGGCTTCGGCGCGCGGCTCGCCGCCGCGATGGACGACCACGGACCGCTGTGCGTCGGGATCGACCCGCACGCGAGCCTCCTCGACGCGTGGGGCCTGCCCGACGACGCCGACGGTGTCCGTGAGCTCGGCCTGCGGGTCGTCGAGGCGGTCGGGGGGCGCGTGGCCGCGGTCAAGCCGCAGGCGGCGTTCTTCGAGCGCCACGGCTCGCGCGGGGTCGCGGCCCTCGAGGACGTCATCGCGGCCGCCCGGGCCGCCGGGACGCTCGTCGTCGTCGACGCCAAGCGTGGCGACATCGGCTCCACCATGGACGCGTACGCCGAGGCGTTCCTCCGGGACGGCTCGCCGCTCGCGGGGGACGCGCTGACCGTCTCGCCGTACCTCGGCTTCGGGTCGCTCGCGCCGGCGGTCGACCTCGCCCTGTCGTCCGGCCGCGGGCTGTTCGTCCTGTGCCTCACCTCCAACAAGGAGGGCCACGAGGTGCAGCACGCGCGCACGCTCACGACCGACGGCCGGCCGGACGGGCCGAGCGTCTCCGCCGCGATGGCTGCCCACGCGGCCGTCCTCAACCAGGGCGCCGAGCCGATGGGCTCGGTCGGTCTCGTCGTCGGGGCGACGGTCGGCGACGCGGCGGCGCGGACCGGGACGGACCTGACCGCCGTGAACGGGCCGCTGCTCGCGCCGGGCGTGGGTGCCCAGGGCGCGGGGGAGCGCGAGCTCGCCACCGTGTTCGGGGAGGCTCGTCGTCAGGTGCTCGCGTCCTCCTCGCGCGGCGTCCTGCGCGCGGGACCGGACGTCGACGCGCTGCGCGCCGCGGCCCGGTCGGCCACGGACGAGGTCGCGCGCGCCCTGCGCGGCTGA
- a CDS encoding tyrosine-protein phosphatase, translating to MTSHDATSSPSATPERGEKNSAVPAPGAGAVPGALDVPGTWNARDVGGRAVPVGHDEPLRTGVLLRTASLSRLTPAGQAALSDLGVTTVLDLRGDDELERDGADVVPGGVRVLRRGMDPARGLQAGGGADGGASADPAALIAGLLAADDPTAVARRMMHGVYATFVQDPGIRATVGRVLGEVASSEGAAVVHCSAGKDRTGWVVALAQYVAGVGEEDRREEYLASRSAVGGLAALVPPIPGLSPDALAPVLTVEPEYLDGAWELAAREHGSVDGYLVACGVTTTVRDALAARLVAS from the coding sequence ATGACCTCCCACGACGCGACCTCGAGCCCCTCCGCCACGCCCGAGCGCGGTGAGAAGAACTCGGCCGTACCCGCACCCGGGGCCGGAGCGGTGCCGGGGGCGCTCGACGTGCCGGGCACGTGGAACGCGCGCGACGTCGGTGGCCGGGCCGTCCCGGTCGGTCACGACGAGCCGCTGCGCACCGGCGTGCTCCTGCGGACGGCGAGCCTGTCGCGCCTGACCCCGGCGGGCCAGGCCGCGCTCTCCGACCTCGGGGTGACGACGGTGCTCGACCTGCGCGGGGACGACGAGCTCGAGCGTGACGGCGCAGACGTCGTGCCGGGCGGTGTCCGGGTGCTGCGCCGCGGCATGGACCCGGCGCGGGGCCTGCAGGCCGGGGGCGGCGCCGACGGGGGAGCGTCGGCCGACCCCGCGGCGCTCATCGCGGGCCTGCTGGCGGCCGACGACCCGACGGCGGTCGCGCGCCGCATGATGCACGGCGTGTACGCGACGTTCGTCCAGGACCCGGGCATCCGTGCCACGGTCGGGCGCGTGCTCGGCGAGGTCGCGTCGTCGGAGGGCGCCGCGGTCGTGCACTGCTCGGCGGGCAAGGACCGCACCGGGTGGGTGGTCGCCCTCGCCCAGTACGTCGCGGGCGTCGGGGAGGAGGACCGCCGGGAGGAGTACCTCGCGAGCCGCTCGGCCGTCGGTGGCCTCGCCGCGCTCGTCCCGCCCATCCCGGGGCTGTCCCCGGACGCCCTGGCCCCGGTCCTGACCGTGGAGCCCGAGTACCTCGACGGCGCGTGGGAGCTCGCGGCCCGGGAGCACGGGAGCGTGGACGGCTACCTCGTCGCGTGCGGGGTGACGACCACGGTGCGCGACGCCCTCGCGGCCCGCCTCGTGGCGTCCTGA
- the gmk gene encoding guanylate kinase: MVSPSPARLTVLAGPTAVGKGTVSADIRARYPEVWLSVSATTRDPRPGEVDGVHYLFVGADEFARMVAERELLEWAVVHGRNSYGTPRRAVEEKLAAGVPALLEIDLQGARQVRASMPEARFVFLAPPSWDELVRRLVGRGTEDAEERERRLTTARVELAAESEFDHVIVNDEVHRATDELVRVMGLEPRPVVAATGDPAPAGAPAPAVRTERRIEQHSE, encoded by the coding sequence GTGGTCTCACCCAGCCCCGCCCGCCTGACCGTCCTGGCCGGACCGACCGCCGTCGGGAAGGGGACGGTGTCGGCCGACATCCGCGCCCGGTACCCGGAGGTGTGGCTGTCCGTGTCGGCGACGACGCGCGACCCGCGGCCGGGCGAGGTGGACGGCGTCCACTACCTGTTCGTCGGCGCGGACGAGTTCGCCCGCATGGTCGCGGAGCGCGAGCTGCTCGAGTGGGCGGTGGTGCACGGTCGCAACAGCTACGGCACGCCCCGGCGCGCGGTCGAGGAGAAGCTCGCCGCGGGCGTGCCGGCGCTCCTGGAGATCGACCTCCAGGGCGCGCGCCAGGTCCGCGCCTCCATGCCCGAGGCGCGGTTCGTGTTCCTCGCCCCGCCGAGCTGGGACGAGCTGGTGCGCCGGCTCGTGGGCCGCGGCACGGAGGACGCGGAGGAGCGCGAGCGCCGGCTCACGACGGCGCGGGTCGAGCTCGCGGCGGAGTCGGAGTTCGACCACGTGATCGTCAACGACGAGGTGCACCGCGCGACGGACGAGCTCGTGCGCGTCATGGGGCTCGAGCCGCGCCCGGTCGTGGCGGCGACGGGCGATCCCGCGCCGGCGGGGGCTCCCGCCCCGGCCGTGCGCACCGAGCGGCGCATCGAACAGCACAGCGAGTAG
- the coaBC gene encoding bifunctional phosphopantothenoylcysteine decarboxylase/phosphopantothenate--cysteine ligase CoaBC, whose amino-acid sequence MRIVLGVSGGVAAYKAVLLLRLLREQGHRVRVVPTASALRFVGAPTWEALSGEPATDQVFEDVEHVPHVALGQGADLVVVAPATADLLARAASGRADDLLTSTLLTARCPVVMAPAMHTEMWEHPATRANVATLRARGVHVIEPASGRLTGADTGPGRLPEPDEIARVALAVVEGPGDGARVEEAGPGRDLAGRRVVVSAGGTREPIDPVRFIGNRSSGRQGAELARAARARGAHVTLVAANLAPDVAALVQGAGLDDVVTVETTAQLREAVRAAAAAADVVVMAAAVADFRPAHAPGAKIKKVPGRGPEPIALVENPDVLAELAHDRLRADQVVVGFAAETGDADGSVLDHGRAKARRKGADLLVVNAVGEGLGFGVDANDVTVVDGSGEVVATAGGTKRAVADAVWDVVARRMAAGSAGGAVARAE is encoded by the coding sequence ATGCGGATCGTGCTCGGGGTGAGCGGCGGGGTCGCGGCGTACAAGGCCGTGCTGCTGCTGCGGCTGCTGCGCGAGCAGGGCCATCGGGTGCGGGTCGTGCCCACGGCGTCGGCCCTGCGGTTCGTGGGCGCCCCCACCTGGGAGGCGCTGTCGGGCGAGCCCGCCACGGACCAGGTGTTCGAGGACGTGGAGCACGTGCCGCACGTCGCGCTCGGCCAGGGCGCCGACCTCGTCGTCGTGGCGCCCGCGACCGCGGACCTGCTCGCGCGGGCGGCGTCGGGTCGGGCGGACGACCTGCTCACCTCGACGCTGCTGACCGCGCGCTGCCCGGTCGTAATGGCGCCCGCGATGCACACCGAGATGTGGGAGCACCCGGCCACGCGAGCGAACGTGGCCACGCTGCGCGCGCGCGGCGTGCACGTGATCGAGCCGGCGTCGGGCCGCCTGACGGGCGCCGACACGGGCCCGGGCCGCCTGCCCGAGCCGGACGAGATCGCGCGCGTCGCGCTGGCCGTCGTCGAGGGTCCCGGCGACGGCGCCCGTGTCGAGGAGGCCGGGCCGGGGCGCGACCTCGCGGGCCGGCGCGTCGTGGTGTCCGCGGGGGGGACGCGCGAGCCGATCGACCCGGTCCGCTTCATCGGCAACCGCTCGAGCGGGCGCCAGGGGGCCGAGCTCGCGCGGGCCGCGCGGGCGCGGGGCGCTCACGTGACGCTCGTCGCCGCGAACCTCGCCCCGGACGTCGCCGCGCTGGTGCAGGGCGCCGGCCTGGACGACGTGGTCACGGTCGAGACGACGGCCCAGCTGCGCGAGGCCGTGCGCGCCGCCGCGGCGGCGGCCGACGTCGTGGTGATGGCGGCGGCGGTCGCGGACTTCCGTCCGGCGCACGCGCCCGGGGCGAAGATCAAGAAGGTGCCGGGCCGCGGTCCGGAGCCGATCGCGCTCGTCGAGAACCCGGACGTGCTCGCCGAGCTCGCCCACGACCGGCTGCGCGCCGACCAGGTCGTGGTGGGCTTCGCGGCCGAGACGGGGGACGCCGACGGGTCGGTGCTCGACCACGGCCGGGCGAAGGCGCGCCGCAAGGGTGCGGACCTGCTCGTCGTGAACGCGGTGGGCGAAGGGCTCGGGTTCGGCGTCGACGCGAACGACGTGACCGTCGTCGACGGGTCCGGCGAGGTGGTCGCGACGGCGGGCGGCACCAAGCGCGCGGTGGCGGACGCCGTGTGGGACGTCGTCGCGCGCCGCATGGCCGCGGGGTCGGCGGGCGGCGCGGTCGCGCGGGCCGAGTGA
- the metK gene encoding methionine adenosyltransferase — protein MAALRLFTSESVTEGHPDKVCDQISDSILDALLTQDPTSRVAVETMVTTGLVHVAGEVTTDAYVEIPQIVRDVVRRIGYTSSAIGFDADSCGISVSIGQQSPDIAQGVDKSLEERDDQRDHDPLDAQGAGDQGLMFGYASDDTPSLMPLPVWLAHRLAERLALVRRDGTVPGLRPDGKTQVTIGYDGDRAVTLDTVVLSTQHDPDVRQDALHHLIADDVVAPVLAAAGVDLDTRETRLFVNPTGTFVVGGPQGDAGLTGRKIIVDTYGGMARHGGGAFSGKDPSKVDRSAAYATRWVAKNVVAAGLARRCEVQVAYAIGKAHPVGLYVETFGTEKVPVERITAAIREVFDLRPAAIIRDLDLLRPIYAATAAYGHFGRELEQFTWERTDRVADLQSQV, from the coding sequence ATGGCTGCGCTGCGTCTGTTCACGTCCGAGTCCGTCACCGAGGGACACCCGGACAAGGTCTGCGACCAGATCTCCGACTCCATCCTCGACGCGCTCCTGACGCAGGACCCGACGTCCCGCGTGGCGGTCGAGACCATGGTCACCACGGGCCTCGTGCACGTCGCGGGCGAGGTGACGACCGACGCGTACGTCGAGATCCCGCAGATCGTGCGCGACGTCGTGCGCCGCATCGGGTACACGTCGTCCGCGATCGGGTTCGACGCGGACTCGTGCGGCATCTCGGTGTCGATCGGGCAGCAGTCGCCCGACATCGCGCAAGGCGTCGACAAGAGCCTCGAGGAGCGCGACGACCAGCGCGACCACGACCCGCTCGACGCGCAGGGCGCGGGCGACCAGGGCCTGATGTTCGGGTACGCGAGCGACGACACCCCGAGCCTCATGCCGCTGCCGGTCTGGCTCGCGCACCGCCTCGCGGAGCGCCTCGCGCTGGTGCGCCGCGACGGGACGGTGCCGGGGCTGCGCCCGGACGGCAAGACGCAGGTCACCATCGGGTACGACGGCGACCGTGCGGTCACGCTCGACACCGTCGTCCTGTCGACGCAGCACGACCCGGACGTGCGCCAGGACGCGCTGCACCACCTCATCGCGGACGACGTGGTCGCACCGGTGCTCGCAGCCGCAGGCGTGGATCTCGACACGCGCGAGACGCGCCTGTTCGTGAACCCGACGGGCACCTTCGTCGTCGGTGGCCCGCAGGGCGACGCCGGCCTGACGGGGCGCAAGATCATCGTGGACACCTACGGCGGCATGGCCCGCCACGGGGGCGGCGCGTTCTCGGGCAAGGACCCGTCGAAGGTGGACCGCTCGGCCGCGTACGCGACGCGCTGGGTCGCGAAGAACGTCGTCGCGGCGGGCCTCGCGCGCCGCTGCGAGGTGCAGGTCGCGTACGCGATCGGCAAGGCGCACCCCGTGGGTCTGTACGTCGAGACGTTCGGCACGGAGAAGGTGCCGGTCGAGCGCATCACGGCGGCGATCCGCGAGGTGTTCGACCTGCGCCCGGCGGCGATCATCCGCGACCTGGACCTGCTGCGACCCATCTACGCCGCGACGGCCGCGTACGGGCACTTCGGCCGCGAGCTCGAGCAGTTCACGTGGGAGCGCACGGACCGCGTCGCAGACCTGCAGTCCCAGGTGTGA
- the carB gene encoding carbamoyl-phosphate synthase large subunit, which yields MPRRTDISSVLVIGSGPIVIGQACEFDYSGTQACRVLKEEGLRVVLVNSNPATIMTDPEFADATYVEPITTEVLTSIIAKERPDALLPTLGGQTALNAAIALDEAGVLAEYGVELIGANIEAIQKGEDRQQFKDVVEKCGGESARSVIVHTVDEAIAAAGDLGYPMVVRPSFTMGGLGSGFAYDEEELRRIVGQGLHYSPVTEVLLEESILGWKEYELELMRDKHDNVVVVCSIENVDPVGVHTGDSITVAPSLTLTDREYQKLRDIGIAVIREVGVDTGGCNIQFAVDPDTGRVIVIEMNPRVSRSSALASKATGFPIAKIAAKLAVGYTLDEIPNDITQVTPASFEPTLDYVVVKVPRFAFEKFPAADPTLTTTMKSVGEAMALGRNFTEALGKALRSIDKGGSVFHWDGDPVSGAELDELLVRIARPTENRIIGVQQALRAGASVEQVFEATKIDPWYLDQIQLVNEVAAAVADAPALTEDVLREAKKHGLSDAQVARLRGMGPAGEATVREVRYALGVRPVYKTVDTCAAEFAARTPYHYSSYDLETEVAPREREAVIILGSGPNRIGQGIEFDYSCVHAALTLRERYETIMVNCNPETVSTDYDTSDRLYFEPLTFEDVLEVYQAELAAGPVKGIIVQLGGQTPLALAQRLADAGLPILGTSPEAIDAAEDRGEFGRVLVEAGLPAPAFGTARSLEEATDVAAGIGYPVLVRPSYVLGGRGMEIVYSAEQLTGYVERALAAAAAEDRTAGTLPAPLLIDRFLDDAMEIDVDALYDGTELFLGGVMEHIEEAGIHSGDSACVLPPVSLSEQEIERIRRSTEAIAKGVGVRGLLNVQYALVSDVLYVLEANPRASRTVPFVSKATGTSLAKAAARVMAGETIAELRAAGALPAEGDGGTLPLDAPIAVKEAVLPFKRFRTADGVVVDTVLGPEMRSTGEVMGFDRDFPHAFAKSQAAAFGGLPTSGRVFVSVADRDKRSIVFPVKRLAELGFEILATDGTSSVLRRNGIASRVVRKFSEGRGADGEPTIVDLITAGEVDMVINTPSGQGARADGYEIRAATTAADKPIATTVDQLAAAVQGIEAVLAGPFAVASLQEHMAGEGLTAGVALPAAAERVGA from the coding sequence GTGCCTCGCAGAACCGACATCTCCAGCGTCCTGGTCATCGGGTCCGGCCCGATCGTCATCGGCCAGGCGTGCGAGTTCGACTACTCCGGCACCCAGGCGTGCCGCGTGCTCAAGGAGGAGGGCCTGCGGGTCGTCCTCGTGAACTCGAACCCGGCCACGATCATGACGGACCCCGAGTTCGCCGACGCGACCTACGTCGAGCCCATCACGACCGAGGTCCTCACCTCGATCATCGCCAAGGAGCGCCCCGACGCGCTCCTGCCCACGCTCGGCGGGCAGACCGCGCTCAACGCGGCGATCGCGCTCGACGAGGCGGGCGTCCTCGCCGAGTACGGGGTCGAGCTCATCGGCGCGAACATCGAGGCGATCCAGAAGGGCGAGGACCGCCAGCAGTTCAAGGACGTCGTCGAGAAGTGCGGCGGCGAGTCGGCGCGCTCGGTCATCGTCCACACGGTCGACGAGGCGATCGCGGCCGCGGGCGACCTCGGCTACCCGATGGTCGTGCGCCCGTCCTTCACGATGGGCGGCCTCGGCTCGGGCTTCGCCTACGACGAGGAGGAGCTGCGCCGCATCGTCGGGCAGGGCCTGCACTACTCCCCGGTGACCGAGGTGCTCCTCGAGGAGTCGATCCTCGGCTGGAAGGAGTACGAGCTGGAGCTGATGCGCGACAAGCACGACAACGTCGTGGTCGTGTGCTCCATCGAGAACGTCGACCCCGTCGGCGTGCACACCGGCGACTCGATCACGGTCGCGCCGTCGCTCACGCTCACGGACCGCGAGTACCAGAAGCTGCGCGACATCGGCATCGCCGTGATCCGCGAGGTCGGCGTCGACACGGGCGGCTGCAACATCCAGTTCGCCGTCGACCCGGACACGGGCCGCGTCATCGTCATCGAGATGAACCCGCGCGTCTCGCGCTCGTCGGCGCTCGCGTCCAAGGCGACCGGGTTCCCCATCGCGAAGATCGCGGCGAAGCTCGCCGTCGGCTACACGCTCGACGAGATCCCCAACGACATCACGCAGGTCACCCCGGCCTCGTTCGAGCCCACGCTCGACTACGTGGTCGTCAAGGTGCCGCGCTTCGCGTTCGAGAAGTTCCCGGCCGCCGACCCGACGCTCACGACGACCATGAAGTCCGTCGGCGAGGCCATGGCGCTCGGGCGCAACTTCACCGAGGCGCTCGGCAAGGCGCTGCGCTCGATCGACAAGGGCGGGTCGGTGTTCCACTGGGACGGCGACCCCGTCTCGGGCGCCGAGCTGGACGAGCTCCTCGTGCGCATCGCGCGCCCCACGGAGAACCGCATCATCGGCGTCCAGCAGGCGCTGCGCGCCGGCGCGAGCGTCGAGCAGGTCTTCGAGGCCACGAAGATCGACCCGTGGTACCTCGACCAGATCCAGCTCGTCAACGAGGTGGCGGCGGCCGTCGCCGACGCGCCCGCGCTCACCGAGGACGTGCTGCGCGAGGCGAAGAAGCACGGCCTGTCCGACGCCCAGGTCGCGCGCCTGCGCGGCATGGGCCCGGCCGGCGAGGCCACGGTGCGCGAGGTGCGGTACGCGCTCGGCGTGCGCCCCGTCTACAAGACGGTCGACACGTGCGCGGCCGAGTTCGCGGCCCGCACGCCGTACCACTACTCGTCCTACGACCTCGAGACCGAGGTCGCCCCGCGCGAGCGCGAGGCCGTGATCATCCTCGGCTCGGGCCCGAACCGCATCGGCCAGGGCATCGAGTTCGACTACTCGTGCGTGCACGCGGCGCTCACCCTGCGCGAGCGCTACGAGACGATCATGGTCAACTGCAACCCGGAGACGGTCTCGACGGACTACGACACCTCCGACCGCCTGTACTTCGAGCCGCTGACGTTCGAGGACGTGCTCGAGGTGTACCAGGCCGAGCTCGCGGCGGGGCCGGTCAAGGGGATCATCGTCCAGCTCGGCGGCCAGACGCCGCTCGCGCTCGCCCAGCGTCTCGCGGACGCCGGCCTGCCGATCCTCGGCACGAGCCCCGAGGCGATCGACGCCGCCGAGGACCGCGGCGAGTTCGGCCGCGTGCTCGTCGAGGCGGGCCTGCCCGCCCCGGCGTTCGGCACCGCGCGCTCGCTCGAGGAGGCCACGGACGTCGCGGCCGGCATCGGGTACCCGGTGCTCGTGCGCCCGTCCTACGTCCTCGGCGGGCGCGGCATGGAGATCGTGTACTCGGCCGAGCAGCTCACGGGCTACGTCGAGCGCGCGCTCGCCGCGGCCGCGGCCGAGGACCGCACGGCCGGGACGCTGCCCGCGCCGCTGCTCATCGACCGCTTCCTCGACGACGCGATGGAGATCGACGTCGACGCGCTCTACGACGGCACCGAGCTGTTCCTCGGCGGCGTGATGGAGCACATCGAGGAGGCCGGCATCCACTCCGGCGACTCGGCGTGCGTGCTGCCTCCGGTGTCGCTGTCCGAGCAGGAGATCGAGCGCATCCGCCGCTCGACCGAGGCCATCGCGAAGGGCGTCGGCGTGCGCGGCCTGCTCAACGTGCAGTACGCGCTCGTCTCCGACGTGCTCTACGTCCTGGAAGCCAACCCGCGCGCCTCGCGCACCGTGCCGTTCGTCTCCAAGGCGACGGGCACGTCGCTCGCCAAGGCCGCGGCCCGCGTGATGGCGGGCGAGACGATCGCCGAGCTGCGCGCGGCGGGCGCCCTGCCCGCCGAGGGCGACGGCGGCACGCTCCCGCTCGACGCGCCGATCGCGGTCAAGGAGGCGGTCCTGCCGTTCAAGCGCTTCCGTACCGCCGACGGCGTGGTCGTGGACACGGTCCTCGGCCCGGAGATGCGCTCCACGGGCGAGGTGATGGGCTTCGACCGCGACTTCCCGCACGCGTTCGCCAAGTCGCAGGCCGCCGCGTTCGGCGGGCTGCCGACGTCGGGCCGCGTGTTCGTCTCGGTCGCCGACCGCGACAAGCGCTCGATCGTGTTCCCGGTCAAGCGGCTCGCGGAGCTCGGGTTCGAGATCCTCGCGACGGACGGCACGTCGAGCGTGCTGCGCCGCAACGGCATCGCGTCGCGCGTGGTGCGCAAGTTCTCGGAGGGCCGCGGCGCGGACGGCGAGCCGACGATCGTCGACCTCATCACGGCCGGCGAGGTGGACATGGTCATCAACACCCCGTCCGGGCAGGGCGCGCGGGCCGACGGCTACGAGATCCGGGCCGCCACGACCGCGGCGGACAAGCCGATCGCGACGACGGTCGACCAGCTCGCCGCGGCGGTGCAGGGCATCGAGGCGGTCCTGGCGGGTCCGTTCGCGGTGGCCAGCCTCCAGGAGCACATGGCGGGCGAGGGTCTGACGGCCGGCGTCGCGCTGCCCGCCGCCGCGGAGCGGGTGGGCGCGTGA